The genomic region GAATCAAGTACTGTCCGGGACACCGGGCCCAGAAAACAGCTAACCAACACGAGCGGGGTCAAACCGATTAATGTGGGTTAGAGCAGGTTGGCATCCCCACGCTCGTCGCTGATTCCGAGCACAACCACATGGTCGGGTCTGAGCTTGTCGCGTACTTTTCGAGAGAGGGTCATAGAAATATGCACAGCTGATTTACTTTGGCGCACCCTGGCTGAGGAAGTATTGAGATAGAGAGTGTATGAAAGCCAGTGCAAGATATAGAGCTTCTATGCAGCAACAGATAGCGTCGGAAATAGAAGCCTGTCGAACCCCGAAATTCAGTATCCACTAGTAGGCACACCCCGTACTCAATATATAACTTCACCTGATGTGCGGCTATCTGATGTTGATACCTGCCAACCGCCGAGCCCTTATACAAAGAGAATAATATGGGTTGGAGACCCTGAAGCATCCATATCCGGCTAAGAAATACGATGAAAGAGATAAAGTGATTCGGTGCTAAGGTGTAGACATATGCTCACCCCCGGAGACGAGGAATCCCTTCTTTTGGATATAAAAGAGGGAATCCAGTATGCACTCTATCTCGGTAAACAGGAGGGGCGATTTACTGAAGACGAAATCTATCTCGATAAGATCCGTCTGAACAAGCTCCAGTATATTGTTAACGAGGACCGCGACTTGGGGCTAACTTTCGGCTGGTTCAAATACGGTCCTGCCCCTGAGGATGTTACCACAGACACCGGAGTAGCGTTAGGTCCACAGCCGGGAGATGACATCGCACACTTAGAGGAAAGTAGACTGCCGAGCAAAGACCATCTTTCGACAGAAGCATTTGCGTACTATTTCCTGAGAGAACTTGACGACGAATTTGATAGAATCGTGACTACAGAGGAGACGAAAGTCTACTTGGTAGACTTCTACGATGAGTATGCGCCAAAAGATGAGTATGCCACTCGATTTACTGATTTATATAAGGCCAGCGCACGCCTCCAACAAACACTTGATGCAATTGGGGGCGGGAAAGATTGGCATCAGAACTCGACAGAGTTCTATTATGAACTGGACAAGAAGTTCCTTCCGGTGAGTGAGGAAATAGCGAAGCTTGACTCCTTGGAACACACTCTAGAGCCGCTTGAAGAATACCGGAAGTTGCTGACCAGTATTATTTCAGAAGCTGACGCAGAAGAGGAACTATCATCGAGCCAGCAAGCCTTTATTAATAATGCTATTCGGAAGTTCTATAACACAGTCTGGGACTTCGTGGGCCAAGAAATCTCTCTTGAGACGATGAGGGGAGAGAATGTTGATGAGCTTCGTCCCAAGGTTGAGACGAATGCGAAAAAATACCGGAACGGCTCATGGAAAGCCGAGCTCAACTCTCTGGCAGAGAGGAGAGAGTCAGTAGGATTGGACCCAGAAATAGAGGATATGGAGAAACTAGAGTCGGGGGGAAACGGAGAGGATGACGAGCAGTCGCTAGATGAGGAAATGGTTAAACGCGTCTCCGAAATGGGTGCAGAGGTGATTAGCAATTGAGTTTCCCAGAATACGGGGACCTCATTCACGTTGACTTTACACCTTCTGAAGACTCCGAGCCGGGCGAATTTGAGGACCCTCATCCAGCAGTTGTAGTCCAATATACGAATTCCGATGACAGGGCAGTGGTCGTTGCCCCAGTTTCATCGCGTGACAAACAGAGCTTCTCTCGTGAAGTCAGACTTCCTGGAACAATTGATGGGCTAGACAGTGACTCAGTAGCTATTCTGAATTTGATAACCACTGTATCATTTGAGGGGCGAGTGAGACCGGAGGGCGATGATTCGGATTCGTGGCGTCTCGGAAAAGTTCCGCCGCAGAAGATGGAAGAGGTCCAAGAAAAACTTGAACGTCTGTTCCGAATTTAGCTATATCACAAATCGGTAGATATTCTCCCGATAGAGGTCTTCGATGTTTTCGTAGTAGTTTGGAAATAGAAGCCAATTGGATCAGTATTTACTCTTTCTTGACTGATCGCCGCGAATATACTTCACCAATCAACTGTTTGCGTTTACTTCCATCTTGTGCTGGCTGTGAGCCTTGATCTTGCACGCAATCTTGACAATACTCGGACAGATAGGCCTGAGAACTATTCTATGAGATGCTCTTCCCGCCGCTATCTCAGATACTTGACTCCAGTAAGGGCCACACGCTGCAGACGGACTAGCGAAAGATCGGTTCCCGTCCACTTCCCGGCGGCAGGCCGGGATCGCGCCCGCTACCGCAGGCACGATGGACCGCCGCGAGGCGCGCGATAGCGCCGAGCGGAGCGTCCCGTCGTCCTCGTGAGCGACAGCGAACGAGGGCTCGACAGACGACCAGCGGGAGTCTGTCGGTGGCGTCGCGCGCTGTCGCGACCCACCAACCACCCAGCCCGGTTTCTCCCGGGCCGGCTGGCCCACGCTCACACACACACCAGAACATCGGCTCTCTCACAGCCCCCACCAGACTGACCCACGTTGACGCGCTGGTGCGGTGGCGTGCCAGTCCGTGCGCGCGGTTGTCTCGCCGCCGCCCGCTGTGCCGGAGGCGGCGGCGAGGCCGCGTGCGCGAGCACCGTCGCACCGCCTGAGGAAGCCCCCCGCTCGATGGGGAACGCCCCCGGTGTCGGGCGTCAGTCGGCCGTCTGTCCGTTCTTCACATCCCGGTAGGTCGAGGTGAAGACCGTCACCGGCCCATCACCTTCGTTCTCAGCCTCGTCGTCTGAGTGGACCATGCCCTGATGAGTGGCGGCCCCATGCTCAGTGTCGAACAGGTCCGAACATCCGGGTTCAGGACAGCGGGCCTTCCCGAGCGTCACGGCGACCGCGCGGTCAGAATCCCGCTCGTTGGCCCACTGATGGGTGTCTGATTCTGCTTCCCACGACGCCGCCGTTCGACTATCGCCGGACGAACCGAACGAGCCGCCCCCGTGTCCGGTGGGCGCGGGACCGTCGCCGCGCTCGATGATGCACATGAGCGTGTCGCTCGTGACGGCCACCGTCTTGATACCGTTGTAGTCGTCGGGCTTGCCCCCGGAGATTCGCACCCGGTCGCCCTCGTGGAGCGTGCGCACCATCTCGCCGCCATGCATGGACTTGCCCCAGACCGTGACCTTCGCGCTCGTTCCCTCGTCGTCCTCGATATAGAGGACCTGATACTGATTGCGGGCGTCTGGCTCCGCGATGATGTGGGTCACTTCGCCCTCGACCGTACACTCGTAGCCGTAGGGCGAGACATCCGCGATAGGCGTGGGAGTTGCCAGTTCGTTCTGGGCCTCGTCCAAGACAGTAAAGGAAGCCTCATACAGGCTGTTACAGTCGCCCATCTGCCCGGACACAAGGGCCGCAAGTCGGCGGCTCGCCGCCGCCTGCGACAGACTGGTTTTGTCTGCCAGCGTCGCGGCCTGCTGGTTGACTCGCGCCAGCGTGTCGCGGTCCATCCACTGCCGAGGGTCAGCCGGAGAGCGGAACCCGTCAGCCCGTCCGGTTTCGGCGTCGGTGAGCTGGCGAGCCGAGGCTTCGCGGTCGGCACCGTCGACGTGGGCGCGTGCGACCTCGGAGTGTCGGGCTTGCTCGGCTTCGCGCCCGTGGCGTTCTTCCTGCTGTTCCAGCGTTTCGCCAAAGCGCCGGTCCGGACCAACCTCGGTCGAGCGGGTCCAATCATATGCCTCCTCCTGCCGGGCGTAGAAGTTGCCACGGCTATCGCTACCTCGATTCATCCTGAAATCGAGTTCGTCGCCGTGTTCGGTCTCTGCAACCGCCTCTAGAAGCTGTTCGGGGCCACCGTCGACGTGGGCCGAAAGGGAAACCGTCTGGTTGCTTGCCGATGCTTTCTTACCGCTGGAATTGCTAGCGTACATTGTCTTTCATAGCTCGTACGGAAAGACACTTGTCGGGTGTTCCCGCACCCGATTTCTGCGGCGTGAAACTGCCCTGCCAGCGCCGCGTGCGTCGTGTCTTTCCGTACGTAAAGGCATGGGTGCCGACTACTTAAAGATAACGGACCATTTGGATTGTTTCAAGTGCAATATTCGGGTGTCTGAGTGGTTTCTAAGCGGCGTCTTGTGTTTCGCGTTTCAAGAGAGAATAGTATATAAAGACCGTAGGTGGTTGACACCCCGGCGGGCGGTCCCATCGTGTGCGGTTGCGGTGAGCCAGCATCCCGCGCGGCCAAGCGAGTGCCGGATGGGTGAAAGCCCGGCAGCGCAACGAAGTGAGCAGCCCGGAACACAGGGCACGCAGTGCCCGTCCTCGTTCCGGCGAGGGAGCGCCGGCCGCGCGGGTTCCTCAGCCGGATCGCGCGCGACTCCGACGCGTGCGTTCGATTCTGCTGTGTTGTGCCGTAGCAGTCGGGTGGGACTGAAAGGGGCACGCCGCTGGCGCTTGTTGTAGTCGGGTCAGCGGCCCCTATCCGAACGTAGTGAGGATATGTCGCTGAGCGACCGCCAGCGGCGTGGGGCTTTCAAGAGCTGCTGGGCCGACACCGAGTCCGCCGTCGCGATGCTGTTCGGAGTAGTGCCGTAGGTCCCAGCAGTCCCGTCGAAGCCAGCAGTCCCGCCCACAGCAGTCCCACGAGTCCCGCCGTCCGAACCGTCGCCTCCCACGCCATCGTCACGAGTGCCACAGGACTCGCCTCCATCCCCAGCAGTTCCAGAACCTCCTGCCCGCCACACACGAGACACACGCCACCTGTACCCTCTCTGTCCGCCTTCGGTCTACGCACCGGCTCCGGCAAGAGCGAGCGTGCCGCCCAGCGGCGGCTGCCCGGCGGTCAGGCGTCACACCAGCCAGCCACCCGTATCTGCCCGGCCGTCAGTCCCACGCTGACACACACTCGTCTCTCGCGCTCTCAGCCCGCCTGCCAGCCCCACGCTGCTATCCATCAGGCATCCGAGGGTGCCATACAACGTTCCCCACACCACTCATGACTCTCCCAACAAACGGTCAGTACAGGCAAAGCACTTACCGGAGTCGCCGGAGGGCTAAGTCATGAAGCGGCGGCAGTTCCTTCGTGTTACTGCAGGTGGGGGAATCGGCTTTCTGACGGGCTGTTCCTCTACTGGCAGTAAGGGGTATGCGACGATGCAGGAATTCAGTTTGGTAAACACAGGATCTACTGTGGTTCCAGTGGAATTACGGATAGAACACACTGATACTGGTGAAATAGTTCATACGGAGACTCGTGAACTGACGGTAGACCCTGGTTGGATTATCATCGATTGTGTCTGGCCAGATGCACCCTTAACGGTAATGGTCCGTCATCAAGATGGAGAGTGGAATAACTTCAAGACAGAAGATAGAGACGGCTGTGTAGGTGTCATAGCTCAAGTACGGCGGGACCAGAGAACATCATTTTACGCGCATAACGCTGAGTGTCCAATTGATGACCCGAGTTGCCATACTAATTAGTCCGCATACTTACTGAGAAGGTAGTTCTCTCTCAAGAGTGGTGAAACAAACTACCCTATGAACTGTTCCATGACACCGTAATCAGGTATACCTCTGTTTCGCCCGGCCGTCTGCCCCACGCTGAGAGGGACCGACTGCCAGCGCGAGTGGAGTCGTGTCCCTCTCGTCTCCAATCGCGCGTTTCGAGTAGTGAGATACGCGGACTCGACCACGACTGAGACCACCCTTAATCTCGACGGCCTCCAAGCTGTCCTTCGGGAGCATCCGGTCCGGCTCGCAATTCTCTTCGACTCTCACGCCACCGAGACGACCCACGGACGAAACGGACCGTCCGGACGTACCTCTCCAAAATGACGCAGTACAACCTCCTCGAGGCGGAGAGGACGAGTCGAGACCGAAAGTACTCGCTCGTCGATTCGGCAGCTGCGTCGCCGATGCAATAGGTCGAGACAGCTCCGAGAACTCTGTATCTCTTCAGTATCAAGATTTTTGGCCCTTTGAACCATTAGACCAGCCATGAATGGTGACGCAGTTCAAAGTGAGAATCCGAAAGAGGGATCTTACGTTCGGCTCCCCATCCCGCTCGGTGAGCCCGACGCTTTCCGATATGGGGCAACTGCTGATATCCTCCATATCCTCGTCGACAACCCAGATCGAAGGTTCACGAATCGAGAGCTCCACCGGGTGACGGGAAAAGGACTGAGTAGCGTGAATGCCGCCGTCGATACGCTCGAAGCACTTGGCGTGATTACCGTCGACCGATCTGGCCGGGCGAATGCTGTTCAGATGGATTCAGCAATGCTTGTCAAGGCCGATGATCCAGTGACGACCATTCCACAAGCAGCGTATCACGCACCAGTCAGAGCAATTCTGAGTAGACTAGAAGAACGGGTTACCGACGAAATCGGCGTCGTCCTCTTCGGCAGCGTCGCACGAGGGAGCGCTGATCGAACGAGCGACATCGA from Haloarcula hispanica ATCC 33960 harbors:
- a CDS encoding type II toxin-antitoxin system PemK/MazF family toxin — encoded protein: MSFPEYGDLIHVDFTPSEDSEPGEFEDPHPAVVVQYTNSDDRAVVVAPVSSRDKQSFSREVRLPGTIDGLDSDSVAILNLITTVSFEGRVRPEGDDSDSWRLGKVPPQKMEEVQEKLERLFRI
- a CDS encoding SOSS complex subunit B family protein, which encodes MYASNSSGKKASASNQTVSLSAHVDGGPEQLLEAVAETEHGDELDFRMNRGSDSRGNFYARQEEAYDWTRSTEVGPDRRFGETLEQQEERHGREAEQARHSEVARAHVDGADREASARQLTDAETGRADGFRSPADPRQWMDRDTLARVNQQAATLADKTSLSQAAASRRLAALVSGQMGDCNSLYEASFTVLDEAQNELATPTPIADVSPYGYECTVEGEVTHIIAEPDARNQYQVLYIEDDEGTSAKVTVWGKSMHGGEMVRTLHEGDRVRISGGKPDDYNGIKTVAVTSDTLMCIIERGDGPAPTGHGGGSFGSSGDSRTAASWEAESDTHQWANERDSDRAVAVTLGKARCPEPGCSDLFDTEHGAATHQGMVHSDDEAENEGDGPVTVFTSTYRDVKNGQTAD
- a CDS encoding nucleotidyltransferase domain-containing protein, with the translated sequence MNGDAVQSENPKEGSYVRLPIPLGEPDAFRYGATADILHILVDNPDRRFTNRELHRVTGKGLSSVNAAVDTLEALGVITVDRSGRANAVQMDSAMLVKADDPVTTIPQAAYHAPVRAILSRLEERVTDEIGVVLFGSVARGSADRTSDIDLFVVVEGDRMQAQREAHTIEQEIADEEFDGDRYEAHIVVEPRESAANHDQIGNILAEGLTLRESPALNAIKQEVFGNGSE